The [Pantoea] beijingensis genomic sequence GGTTGGGCATAATCGCTGGCCACCACCTGCCTGACGGCCGTTGCCAATGCCAATCGCCAGAGCATCGCCTTGCCAACTGAAATCGGGGCCATTAAGGGTGCAGCGGTCCGGCTTTAACGTGTCCATACGCATGAGGCCGTGGATAAAGTAAGAGACACCACCCAGTGCCGATTTGAGTTTTTCCGGTGTTTCGGTGGTAATGCGAGTACCGAATCCGCCCGTTGCCATATTGATAAAATAGCGATCCTGGTTCACACGGGCCAGATCGATATCGACCGCTTTACCGACTATTGCCAGCCGAAGCGCCTGCTCCATTTCCTCAGGAATGCCCGCGCTGGTGGCAAAATCATTTGCGGTCCCCAGTGGCAGAATACCTAAAACCGGGCGTGAGGCCGCAGGCAATTTTACCAGCGCGGTTGCGATTTCATTGATGGTGCCATCACCCCCGCCAGCCACTACCGTCGAGGCATCCAGTTTCACCGCTTCCTCAAGATAACGTGCTCCGTCACCGTGTTCCCAGGTCACGCGCACCATAATGGGGTATCCTTCACCACGTAACCGGGCAATAGCAGCACGTAGCGCTTCGTTGCCTGCGCCTTTTCCATTCAAAATGACCAGCGTTGTTGGCTGCTTTTTCATGTTAGTTCCCTGTTGATTACCCGACTCTTCATACATCGAACCTGTCGCTTTATTGGCTGCGTCTTATGCCTGTAACCCGATAATTTAAGGCAGAACTCAGGTTATAACATATCAGTTTGACCTTTTTTATCAGAGAAGTGAGTGAATGCGACGACGAAAAAAGAAAAGCCCGCGCGGGGGAGCCGGGCGGGCAAATGAGGTGGTTCCTGATATACACTCCTCATATCTGTAGCTGCATTGATGTCGACTGCGCTTATCTGGCCGAATCACTTACCTGAGTAAATTATCGGGCCACGTTCGCTGGCCGGCTGCATACTGCATCAATTATTGAGGGTATAGCGCTGCTATTTCTTGTTGCTCGTTTTTAAGCAAGCCCGATACTAACCAGGAAATATACAGGCGAATGTGATCACATTCTAATATTTGTAACAACTCGTTAATTAACGGGGAGGGCAGCGTCGCACCGGCACGGATGGAATTTACTGGTGAAATGCTTTCGAGCATGGCCCGTGACGTGAGCCCCCCGACGTCACGGGATGCCGCCCTTAACCGTGCGGCTGGCGCGTAGTGTTCCCTGAAAGGTTTCGCATCAATAAGGCATACTGCAAATCGATGGTTTCCGGTACCGGGATCCAGACAAAGTGTCCATTGCCGGGGGCGACATCAACCGACTGAGCGTGGTTATTTTCCATTTCCTCCAGCGAAAAGTTGATGTTGCCTGCCGGCGTCATCAGCTCAAGGCTATCACCGACGGTAAATTTATTTTTTACATCAACCTGCGCCAGCGATCCGCGTCGCTCGCCGGTAAATTCGCCGACAAATTGTTGGCGGTCGGAGATCGAATAGTTAGTGTCGTAATTTTGATAACTTTCATGGGTATGGCGGCGTAAAAAACCTTCGGTATAGCCGCGGTGGGCTAATCCTTCCAGCGTTTCCAGCAGGGTGGTATCAAAGGGCTTACCGGCAGCTGCATCATCAATGGCGCGGCGATAAACCTGTGCGGTGCGAGCGCAGTAGTAAAATGATTTTGTACGACCTTCGATTTTTAACGAATGTACGCCCATCTGTGTCAGACGTTCGACGTGGGCAACGGCACGCAGGTCCTTTGAATTCATGATGTAGGTGCCATGCTGGTCTTCAAACGCAGTCATATATTCACCGGGACGCTGCGTCTCTTCAATCATAAATACTTTACTGCTGGGTTCTCCGGCACCCAGCACCGGTTCCACATTTCTGACCGGAATAGGTTGATGCAGATGAACGATATTCCCGGTATCGTCTTCTTTTCCCTCTTCCAGCTTATATTCCCAGCGACAGGCATTGGTGCAGGTTCCCTGATTCGGATCGCGCTTGTTTATATAGCCGGACAGCAGGCAGCGGCCTGAATAGGCCATGCAGAGCGCGCCATGCACGAAAATTTCCAGCTCCATCTCAGGCACTTGCTGACGAATTTCTTCAATCTCTTCCAGCGAAAGCTCGCGTGAGAGGATCGCGCGGGTGAGCCCCATCTGCTGCCAAAATTTAACCGTGGCCCAGTTGACTGCGTTGGCCTGTACCGACAGGTGGATTTGCATATGAGGAAAAGCTTCGCGGACCAGCATAATCAGGCCCGGATCGGACATGATGAGGGCATCCGGGCCCATATCAATCACCGGTTTTAAATCACGAATAAAGGTTTTTAACTTGGCATTGTGGGGGGCAATGTTCACCACCACATAAAATTTTTTACCCAGCGCGTGGGCTTCATTAATGCCGGTAGCCAGATTCTGATGATTGAATTCATTATTACGGACACGCAGGCTATAGCGTGGCTGGCCGGCATATACCGCGTCTGCGCCATAGGCGAACGCGTAACGCATATTTTTCAGCGTACCGGCCGGAGAGAGAAGTTCCGGTTTAAGCATAGTGATCTCAGTCTGATGTCAGGTCAGCGCGCTGTGGCATCACAGCGCGTTCCTTCAGGAATATCCCCTGTGGAGGTGGGGAATTGTAGGCAGGGGAAGGCTCAATGTAAATTGCGCTAGATCAAACGACACACATCGGCTTCCCAACGGTAGCCCATGCCGTAGACCGCGCGAATAAATGGTTGGTCACTGTCCAGAGCCTCAAGTTTACGCCGGAGATTTTTGATATGGCTGTCGATAGTACGATCGGTGACCACGCGATAGTCGTCATACAGCAGATTAAGCAGTTGTTCGCGTGAAAAGACTTTTCCCGGTTCCTGGGCCAGCGTTTTTAACAGACGGAACTCCGCCGGGGTCAGATCGAGCAGGCGATCGCGCCAGCTGGCCTGAAAACGGCCTTCATCGATGACCAATAGTGAAGCCTTTTGCACCTCTTCTTGCGAAGGTTTAATACGCCGCAGCACCGTTTTTACCCGAGCAACAACTTCCCGTGGGCTAAAGGGTTTACAAATATAATCGTCGGCACCCAGCTCCAGACCGAGCAAACGATCGATCTCTTCCGTTTTTGCCGTCACCATGATCACGGGTAGTTCGGAAAAACGGCGGATTTCACGGCATAACGTCATCCCGTCGGTGCCCGGGAGCATGAGATCAAGCAATACTAAATCCGGTGAGTTTTGCTGAATATAGGCGATGACGTCGTTGCCGTGAGAAATGTGATGAGTGCGATAATTCGATGCCTGTAAATAGTCGATTAACAGTCGGGCAAGTTTCGGCTCGTCTTCAACGATCAGGATCAGCGGCTCGTAATAATGTGGGTTGGTCATTTTATGGGTACCTTGTCAGCTAAGCAAAATAGCTGTGCGGAATAGTACTACAGATGGTGGCACGCAGATAAGCCACCTGGCTGGCGAGCCTGTCACGTCATCGGAAACGCGCCTTAGCGACGCCAGTGGCCTTGATTGTGGATCTCATCCAGCGGTAACGTCAGCGTAATGCGCAGGCCACCTAAAGAAGAGTGATCCGCACTTAAGTGTCCGCCATGGGCTTCAGCAATATTCTTACAGATAGCCAGTCCCAGTCCGGAACCGCCGCTGGCACGGTTGCGAGACCCTTCCGCACGATAAAAGCGTTCAAAAATCTGCTGACGCTGGGCATCGGAAACGCCGGGCGCGGAATCATCAAAATGCAGTAGCATTTTTCCAGGCTGAGTCTCCAGCGATATGGTGAGCCCTCCGCCTGCATCGGTATAGCGCAGGCTGTTTTCCATCAGATTGCTGAACAGCTGCATCAGGCGATCGGCATCGGCAAAAAATACCGCATGCTCCGGCAAAGATAACGTTAAGGATAGCTGACGGCTGTTAAACCGGGCGCGAAAGCTGCCTGCAACCACTTCCAGTAAGGACACAATATCGGTTTGCGCTTTTCGATACGCCAGCGCCCCCTCGTCCGAGAGCGACAGTTGATGTAGATCGTCAACCAGTTTCGTCAGTGTGGACACTTCAGTTTGTAGCGAAGAGAGCGCCTCCGGCGTTAATTTGCGTACGCCATCCTGCATCGCCTCCAGTTCACCACGCAGGATAGCCAGTGGGGTCCGCAATTCATGAGAAATATCGGCCATGAAGGCGCGGCGCATGCTTTCATTTTTCTCCAGGGAGCTGGCCAGTTTGTTGAAATCCTGGGCCAGGCGACCAAGCTCATCATCACTACCGACCTGAACGCGTTTAGAAAAATCACCGGCTGAGAGGTGCCAGGTGCCTTCAACCAGTCGCTTGACGGGGGCCAGTAGCCCGCGTGACATCAGCCAGGTGACAGCCGCCGCCAGCAGTGTCGACAGCCCGACAATCAGCCAACTGGTCCGTTTCTGCTGCTGGTCGAAATTGATATCGGCACTGCGGGTCAAACGTTCGGGCGGTGACCCAATGACCCAACCCACGATATGATTATTGCTGGTAATGATTTCACGCCGCGTTCCCTCCTGCGGAACGGGGGTTTGCGGCCCAACCAACACGCGAGACTGCTGGTCAATAATCCAGAATTGTGTCCGCCAGCCGCGCGGAGGAAGCTGATTATTTGCATCCGGGTTCTGTTCCAGCGAACGCAGAATAGTAAATACCAGCTTGTTGTTATTACGCAGGAAATCCCAGTTACCATGCTGTTCGTATTGATCGGAAAGCGCATCGCTGAGTAAAACCAGCCGCTGTTCATTACCGCGCTTGATATAATCGATAAAGCCGCGTTCAAAGCTGATGCGTACTCCCCAGTGCATGGTAATCAACACCAGCATGCAGGTTGAAAAGATGGTAAAAAACAGCTTCGCGGAGATGCCGATACGTATTTTTCTCATTATTTCTTTTTGCCCCTGCGCGAGAGAATGACATTTTTGCTGATATCCGTCGGTACTCGCCAGAACACCAGCACAGGAAGCATAATGACCACCGACATGCAGAGATAGGTATAGATAAAGGTTTCGTGCGCCAGCGTACTGTCGGCGATAGCCTGATGACCAAAGGTACCCAGCAGTAAGCCGGCAAGGGTAACGCCAATACTCATTGCCAGCTGCATTACCATCGACAACAGACTGTTACCGCTTGAAGCCAGATCGTCCGGGAGTTCTTTGAGCGTAAGTGTATTCATGGCGGAGAAGCGTATGGCGTTGACCATCCCCTGAAGGAACAGCACCAGTGGCAGCAGCCAGAACCAGCCCATCACCGCCACAACCGGAAAGAGCATCACCACAAATGTCAGTGCGAGCGTGCCTCCAACGAGGACGTTACGGTAGCCAAAACGGTTAACTATCTGCACCACGATGCGTTTCATTCCCATATTACCGAGGACCATGGGGATCATCATCAAACCAGCATGAAACGGGGTATACCCCATACCGATCTGTAAAAAAAGTGGTGTCATAAACGGTAGCATACCGCTACCGATGCGCCCGGTTAAGCTGCCGAGCAGGCCAATGGAATAGATGCGGTTTTCGAATAATTTCAGGCTAAATAGCGCTGCATCGTTACCCCGTGCGTGTAGCAGATAAAACAGCAGTGAGAAGACCCCTGCCAGGATAAAGAGTCCCAGCAGCAGCGGAGAGATGCCCAGCCCGCGCTGTCCGTCCAGTGCCATCGTCAGCGTTGCCATGCCGGCGGCCAGCAGGATAAAGCCTAAGAAATCGAAACGTCGGGTCTGTAGCTGGTAATTGGGCATTAACGACATTGTCGCGATGGCGCCGATTAACCCGACCGGCAGGTTAATCAGGAAGATCCAGTGCCAACTGGCATATTCAACCAGTACGCCACCCAGCGCCGGGCCAAGCAATGGGCCAATCTGGCCGGGTAGCGTTACGAAAGTCATCGCCGCCATATACTGCTCGCGCGGGACGATTTTCATTACCGTCAAGCGGCCAACAGGCACCATCATGGCGCCGCCAATGCCCTGTACTACGCGCGCCATGACCAACTGGTCCAGCGTGCCGGACATGGCACACAGCAACGAGCCGAGGCTGAACAGGATAATGGCGGTGAATAGAATATTGCGTACGCCGAAGCGATCGGCCAGCCAGCCGCTAACCGGTAAGGTAACGGCGACCGTCAGGACATAAGAGACGATAACCGAGTGCATGTGCAATGGGCTGACGTTGAGGTCGCGCGCCATTGACGGCAACGCGGTATTCACGATGGTAGTATCCAGCGTTTGCATAAAGAAGCCAAAGGCGACGATCCACAGCTGCCAGCGAACCGTCGCAGGTTGGGTACTCATTGGTCGCTATGCCCCTTATTCAGGTAGTTGGTCAACATCTTGTCCTCCTATTGGGTCCGTCACAATGCACTGATATCCGCTGTTGCAGGACGTATCTTTTTCCGGCTGAGCTTATCCATAAAGAGATAAACCACCGGCGTGGTATAGAGCGTGAGTAACTGACTCATGATCAGTCCTCCCACGATGGTGATCCCCAACGGCTGGCGAAGTTCTGCTCCATCGCCACGGGTCAGCACCAGCGGCAGTGCGCCGAGCAGGGCCGCTAGTGTGGTCATCATAATGGGGCGAAAACGCAGCAGGCAGGCCTGAAAAATGGCATCGCGCGCTGTCATATTGCCGTGGCGTTGGGCTTCAAGTGCGAAGTCGACCATCATAATGGCGTTTTTTTTCACAATTCCGATGAGTAACATGATGCCAATCAGCGCTATCAGGCTAAAGGGGGCGCCGAAAATTTCAAGCGCCAGTAGTGCGCCTACGCCAGCCGAGGGCAGGGTAGAGAGGATTGTCAGTGGATGCACGTAGCTTTCATACAGGATCCCCAGCACGATATAGACGGTCGCAATTGCTGCAATAATGAGCATTACCTGGCTATTTTGCGTCTGTTGAAAAACTTGCGCGGTGCCCGCGAAGCTACCGCGTACGCTGGAAGGCACACCCAACGCTGTCATGGTGCGATCGATCGCCTCAGAGGCTTCAGAGAGTGATGCGCCTTCGGGCAGGTTAAAAGAGATAGTCGTGGCGGCAGATAACCCCTGATGGCTGACGGAAAGTGGGGCATTTGCGGGTTGCCATTTTGCAAAGTCAGAGAGCGGAATCGGTTTACCTTCGCTATTGATCACAAACATCTGGTTCAGGGCGCTGACATCCTGGGTATAGCGTGGGTCGACGGTCATCACCACTTTATACTGATTAAGAGGTTGATAAATTGTCGAAATTTGACGCTGACCAAAGGCGTTATTCAACAAGGAATTCACGTCAGAGATAGTAATACCCAGCCGATACATACTGTCCCGATCGTAGATGATCGCCATCTCCGAACCTTTGTCCTGTTGATCGGAGTTCACGTCTGCTAACTGCGGTAACCGAGAAAAGGCGAGGCGGATTTTCGGTTCCCATTCGCGCAGGTCCGCAAGGTTATCCGAGAGCAGCGAATATTGATAACTGGCATTCGATTCTCTGCCACCTACGCGAATATCCTGCACCGCCATCAGAAACAAGCTGGCACCGGGTTCTTTTGCCAATTTCACGCGCAGGCGGGCAATCACCTCTTGCGCACTCTCTTTGCGCTCGGAAAGTGGCTTCAGCGAGATAAACATTGAACCGCTATTGGTACGCGAACCACCGGTAAAGCCTGTCACATTAATAACGGCCGGATCTTCACGCACTATTTTCATGAAATCTTCGAGTTTGCCGCGCATCGCCTGAAAAGAGATGCTTTGATCGGCGGAGATAAAACCGGTCAGCCGTCCGGTATCCTGTTCCGGGAAAAAGGTTTTCGGGATGCTGATGTAGAGGTAAACCGTGAGTCCAATGGTCGCCAACAGCACCATCAGCGTCCAGCGAGCATGCTGTAGCACCCAGTGCAGTGAACGTCCATAGCCCTGCTGTAGCCCAAGCATAAGTTTGTTAAATCCACGCGTACGCGGCTGGCTCTGTTTCGTATGCGGCTTCAGCAACCAGGCGCACATCATTGGCGTCAGGGTGATCGAAATCGCCAGCGAAATGGCAATGGCTACCGACAGCGTGACGGCAAACTCACGGAACAGGCGCCCGGGCAGCCCCCCCATCATTAGCAGCGGAATAAATACGGCGATCAGCGATACGCTCATGGAGAGTACGGTGAAACCGACTTCGCGTACGCCCTGCAGGGCGGCCTGTAATGGCTTTATGCCAGCCTCAATATGACGTGAGATATTTTCCAATACCACGATGGCATCATCCACGACAAAACCGGTGGCGATAGTCAGTGCCATCAATGACAGGTTGTTCAGACTAAAGCCGCACAGGTACATTGCCGCAAAGGTGCCGATTAACGAGACCGGTACCGCTACGGCAGGGATCAGCGTCGCCCGCCCGGAGCGCAGGAAGGCAAATACCACCAAAATGACCAGCCCAACGGCAATGACCAGTGACTGCTCGACTTCCGCCAGCGAGGCGCGAATAGTCGGAGAGCGGTCCTGGGCGATATCAAGGTTAATCGCCGCGGGAATAATTTCTTTCAGTTCAGGGAGTTCGGCGCGGATGCGATCGACGGTATCGATGATATTGGCTTCGGGCGATTTTCTTACCATCAGCAGAATAGCCGGGCGAGCATTGGTCATCCCGGCGTTGCGCACATCTTGCACTGAGTCCCTGACTGTAGCCACATCCTGGAGTCGCACCGCCGCGCCGCCGTTGTAATGAACCACCAGTGGGCGGTATTCCTCGGCGGTCTTCAGTTCATCATTAGTTTTTAGCTGCCAGCGCTGCTGATGATCCTCTATGGCGCCTTGTGGCCGACGTACGTTGGCGGAGGCAATTGCATCACGCACCGCATCAAGCGATACCCCCTGATTAAATAGCGCCTGTGGATTCAACTCTACGCGCACGGCGGGTAAGGAGCTCCCACCCACGGATACATCGCCTACGCCGTCAATTTGTGACAGTTTTTGCGCCAGTTGCGTAGACGCATAATCGTAAAGTTGCCCTTGAGAATAGGTGTCTGAAGTCAGCGTTAAAATCATGATTGGCGCGTCTGACGGGTTCACCTTGCGGTAAGTTGGGCGGGAGGGCATGCCGCTGGGGAGCAGCGCCTGGGCAGCATTGATGGCAGACTGCACATCACGCGCGGCACCGTTGATATCTCGATCGTAATCAAACACCATAATAATTCGCGTGCTGCCCAGCGAGCTGCTTGAGGTCATTTCACTGACCCCAGCAACACGACCGAGCGCGCGTTCCAGCGGTGTAGCGACTGAGGATGCCATGGTTTCCGGGGAGGCACCCGGCAGCGAAGCGCTGACTAAAATGACGGGAAAATCGACCTGTGGCAGCGGAGCCACCGGGAGTAAACGAAAACCAAGAATGCCTGCGAGCGCAATTGCCAGCGTAAGCAAGCAGGTGGCTACCGGCCGGTGAATGAATAGCGCGAAAAACTTCACGATACCGTCTCCCTACGCTTAAAACGACGGCGTGTCGCATGCGAAAGGCGATCGAACAACAGGTAAATAACCGGCGTGGTAAATAGCGTCAGGATTTGGCTGACAATCAGACCGCCGACCATGGCAATACCAAGTGGGTGGCGCAGTTCCGCGCCAACGCCCGTACTCAGCATCAGCGGTAGCGCGCCCAGCAGTGCCGCCAGCGTGGTCATCAGAATCGGACGAAAACGCAGCAGACAAGCCTGATAAATGGCTTCATACGGAGCCATTCCCTGCTCACGCTCAGCCGCAAGGGCAAAGTCGATCATCATGATGGCATTTTTCTTCACAATCCCAATCAGCAAAATGATGCCAATGATGGCGATCACATCCAGCTCGTTACCGCTTAGCATTAGCGCCAACAGGGCACCAACACCGGCGGTGGGCAGCGTAGAAAGAATGGTGATGGGATGAATGAAGCTTTCATAGAGCACGCCCAGCACGATATACATTGCCACCACTGCGGCGACAATCAGCCAGACGGTATTCCCAAGTGCGGCCTGGAAGGCCAGCGTGCTGCCCTGAAATTCGGTCATGATTTCTGACGGCATTTGTAACTGCTGTTCGGCATCGGTAATCGCGGCAACGGCCTCACCCAGTGAGGATCCTTCGCGGAGGTTGAATGAGAAGGTCGTCGACGGGAACTGATCGAGGTGATTAACGCTGAGTGCGCCATGACGCTGCTCAATCGTTGCGATTGCATTGAGCGGTACGCTGCCGCCATCGCTACCCTTCAGGCGAATACTATCCAGCGCGGCGAGACCGGGCGTGGCACTGTAATCCTGTTCCAGCACCACGCGATACTGATTTGCCTGGGTATAGATTGTGGAGATCAGACGCTGACCAAATGCGTTGTAAAGCGCATTATCAATCGCAGACATCGAAATTCCGAGGCGGCTGGCGCTATCACGGTCGACTTTTACCCAAGCCTCCAGTCCCTGATCTTGCCAGTCGCTGCTGACATCCTTCAGCTGTGGCAGCGTATTCAGGCGGGCCAATAGTTCGGGCACCCATTTGCTGAGTGAATCGAGCGAGCCCGTCTGCAAAGTAAATTGATACTGGGTGCGGCTTAGTTGAGTATCAATCGTTAAGTCCTGTACCGGCTGCAGATAGAGCTGAATACCTGGCAGCGTTGCGATCTGTTCCTGAAGACGGGTAATGACCACCGGGATGCGATCGGCTCGCTCGGAAAGCGGTTTAAGATTGATCTGCAGGCGACCGCTGTTCAGTGCCGGGTTAGTGCCATCCACGCCGACGTAAGAGGTCAGGCTTTGTACCGCCGGATCCTTCATTATAATTGATGCCACTTCTTGCTGGCGTTGTGCCATGTTGGCATAAGAGACAGATTGCGGTGCCTGTACCGTG encodes the following:
- the yegS gene encoding lipid kinase YegS — translated: MKKQPTTLVILNGKGAGNEALRAAIARLRGEGYPIMVRVTWEHGDGARYLEEAVKLDASTVVAGGGDGTINEIATALVKLPAASRPVLGILPLGTANDFATSAGIPEEMEQALRLAIVGKAVDIDLARVNQDRYFINMATGGFGTRITTETPEKLKSALGGVSYFIHGLMRMDTLKPDRCTLNGPDFSWQGDALAIGIGNGRQAGGGQRLCPTALINDGLLELSIVTSQELLPTLLHSLTRNDDNPNIISASLPWLTIASPHEITFNLDGEPLSGTEFRIEVVPNALSCRLPPSCELLA
- the yegQ gene encoding tRNA 5-hydroxyuridine modification protein YegQ, which gives rise to MLKPELLSPAGTLKNMRYAFAYGADAVYAGQPRYSLRVRNNEFNHQNLATGINEAHALGKKFYVVVNIAPHNAKLKTFIRDLKPVIDMGPDALIMSDPGLIMLVREAFPHMQIHLSVQANAVNWATVKFWQQMGLTRAILSRELSLEEIEEIRQQVPEMELEIFVHGALCMAYSGRCLLSGYINKRDPNQGTCTNACRWEYKLEEGKEDDTGNIVHLHQPIPVRNVEPVLGAGEPSSKVFMIEETQRPGEYMTAFEDQHGTYIMNSKDLRAVAHVERLTQMGVHSLKIEGRTKSFYYCARTAQVYRRAIDDAAAGKPFDTTLLETLEGLAHRGYTEGFLRRHTHESYQNYDTNYSISDRQQFVGEFTGERRGSLAQVDVKNKFTVGDSLELMTPAGNINFSLEEMENNHAQSVDVAPGNGHFVWIPVPETIDLQYALLMRNLSGNTTRQPHG
- the baeR gene encoding two-component system response regulator BaeR, which encodes MTNPHYYEPLILIVEDEPKLARLLIDYLQASNYRTHHISHGNDVIAYIQQNSPDLVLLDLMLPGTDGMTLCREIRRFSELPVIMVTAKTEEIDRLLGLELGADDYICKPFSPREVVARVKTVLRRIKPSQEEVQKASLLVIDEGRFQASWRDRLLDLTPAEFRLLKTLAQEPGKVFSREQLLNLLYDDYRVVTDRTIDSHIKNLRRKLEALDSDQPFIRAVYGMGYRWEADVCRLI
- the baeS gene encoding two-component system sensor histidine kinase BaeS, yielding MMRKIRIGISAKLFFTIFSTCMLVLITMHWGVRISFERGFIDYIKRGNEQRLVLLSDALSDQYEQHGNWDFLRNNNKLVFTILRSLEQNPDANNQLPPRGWRTQFWIIDQQSRVLVGPQTPVPQEGTRREIITSNNHIVGWVIGSPPERLTRSADINFDQQQKRTSWLIVGLSTLLAAAVTWLMSRGLLAPVKRLVEGTWHLSAGDFSKRVQVGSDDELGRLAQDFNKLASSLEKNESMRRAFMADISHELRTPLAILRGELEAMQDGVRKLTPEALSSLQTEVSTLTKLVDDLHQLSLSDEGALAYRKAQTDIVSLLEVVAGSFRARFNSRQLSLTLSLPEHAVFFADADRLMQLFSNLMENSLRYTDAGGGLTISLETQPGKMLLHFDDSAPGVSDAQRQQIFERFYRAEGSRNRASGGSGLGLAICKNIAEAHGGHLSADHSSLGGLRITLTLPLDEIHNQGHWRR
- a CDS encoding MFS transporter; protein product: MSTQPATVRWQLWIVAFGFFMQTLDTTIVNTALPSMARDLNVSPLHMHSVIVSYVLTVAVTLPVSGWLADRFGVRNILFTAIILFSLGSLLCAMSGTLDQLVMARVVQGIGGAMMVPVGRLTVMKIVPREQYMAAMTFVTLPGQIGPLLGPALGGVLVEYASWHWIFLINLPVGLIGAIATMSLMPNYQLQTRRFDFLGFILLAAGMATLTMALDGQRGLGISPLLLGLFILAGVFSLLFYLLHARGNDAALFSLKLFENRIYSIGLLGSLTGRIGSGMLPFMTPLFLQIGMGYTPFHAGLMMIPMVLGNMGMKRIVVQIVNRFGYRNVLVGGTLALTFVVMLFPVVAVMGWFWLLPLVLFLQGMVNAIRFSAMNTLTLKELPDDLASSGNSLLSMVMQLAMSIGVTLAGLLLGTFGHQAIADSTLAHETFIYTYLCMSVVIMLPVLVFWRVPTDISKNVILSRRGKKK
- the mdtC gene encoding multidrug efflux RND transporter permease subunit MdtC: MKFFALFIHRPVATCLLTLAIALAGILGFRLLPVAPLPQVDFPVILVSASLPGASPETMASSVATPLERALGRVAGVSEMTSSSSLGSTRIIMVFDYDRDINGAARDVQSAINAAQALLPSGMPSRPTYRKVNPSDAPIMILTLTSDTYSQGQLYDYASTQLAQKLSQIDGVGDVSVGGSSLPAVRVELNPQALFNQGVSLDAVRDAIASANVRRPQGAIEDHQQRWQLKTNDELKTAEEYRPLVVHYNGGAAVRLQDVATVRDSVQDVRNAGMTNARPAILLMVRKSPEANIIDTVDRIRAELPELKEIIPAAINLDIAQDRSPTIRASLAEVEQSLVIAVGLVILVVFAFLRSGRATLIPAVAVPVSLIGTFAAMYLCGFSLNNLSLMALTIATGFVVDDAIVVLENISRHIEAGIKPLQAALQGVREVGFTVLSMSVSLIAVFIPLLMMGGLPGRLFREFAVTLSVAIAISLAISITLTPMMCAWLLKPHTKQSQPRTRGFNKLMLGLQQGYGRSLHWVLQHARWTLMVLLATIGLTVYLYISIPKTFFPEQDTGRLTGFISADQSISFQAMRGKLEDFMKIVREDPAVINVTGFTGGSRTNSGSMFISLKPLSERKESAQEVIARLRVKLAKEPGASLFLMAVQDIRVGGRESNASYQYSLLSDNLADLREWEPKIRLAFSRLPQLADVNSDQQDKGSEMAIIYDRDSMYRLGITISDVNSLLNNAFGQRQISTIYQPLNQYKVVMTVDPRYTQDVSALNQMFVINSEGKPIPLSDFAKWQPANAPLSVSHQGLSAATTISFNLPEGASLSEASEAIDRTMTALGVPSSVRGSFAGTAQVFQQTQNSQVMLIIAAIATVYIVLGILYESYVHPLTILSTLPSAGVGALLALEIFGAPFSLIALIGIMLLIGIVKKNAIMMVDFALEAQRHGNMTARDAIFQACLLRFRPIMMTTLAALLGALPLVLTRGDGAELRQPLGITIVGGLIMSQLLTLYTTPVVYLFMDKLSRKKIRPATADISAL